The following are encoded together in the Clostridium sp. BJN0013 genome:
- a CDS encoding AbrB family transcriptional regulator, with protein sequence MKAKPVYKIVDGKGRVLIPKEYRAASGMDYGDIVRLDINQGTVSVKKVDLIEVGDQSPEAVEAFVRAAIKWMPDNTRLSLITDLTELLMRKTEG encoded by the coding sequence ATGAAAGCAAAACCTGTATATAAAATTGTGGACGGCAAGGGCCGCGTCCTCATCCCAAAGGAGTACCGCGCCGCCTCCGGTATGGACTACGGCGATATCGTCAGGCTGGACATTAACCAGGGAACCGTCAGCGTGAAAAAAGTGGATCTCATCGAAGTGGGCGACCAATCTCCGGAAGCGGTGGAAGCCTTTGTCCGCGCCGCGATCAAATGGATGCCGGACAATACCCGGCTGAGCCTGATCACCGACCTCACGGAACTGCTGATGCGTAAAACGGAGGGATAA
- a CDS encoding DUF5057 domain-containing protein produces MRQSFRRLLLVPLLAASFLLSGFSPSATASAASVLSLTATSNPSGNYVALNWTNSDKSQPYSYMLYSKSAHESTFQSIPAKDHAKVLNIYPVVAPIVSFTTWEGKNYTLPKSASLKMWMETPNEYDSKGYGKGLISVDTVSISDFNASPDAYLKNADGSYKYDVLYFGAWDAFASQDLSAAAETKTDAFIKTGRGVLFGHDTMVDNDQISMPNFFKLVHYCNIQTIPHYTVLGSAQIKVAKKGLLTNYPWKIGDVGTVLNVPLSHSNQLAFGDVWMTYQQPYTYPNSTAATGSGGQGTNTFYLTSWSNCAMIQTGHSNGEATPDEQRVTANTLFYLAQITTDTSWNDHKGQDLDAPDEPTISGVTHNSNRTQYTVQYSSQDNATGYQYYVEATGQNDGAKYDSPVISTSLKTGMKGYSIVVDSKPNTVPDGSITATSDSYTFSRPSGSSFYIHVAAVDKAGNISSVAHYPVDELVSMTHPVSISYAIDPNSNMPFTTPDIPITNHSTFPVKVSVVGLKATSGIGDAAPTSYSDWNRLTAAQTGSGIALGVRIKETSGSGWTVINRAVPVYAGDLMSEVPLGTLGANGASGNLALTAKFGLAWANARTVSHELTLDFTIRIKQIILKIWKQAEWAENVLHSVTFYFQ; encoded by the coding sequence TTGAGGCAATCATTCAGGCGGCTGTTACTTGTACCTCTGCTTGCCGCCAGTTTTCTGTTATCCGGTTTTTCTCCCAGCGCCACGGCTTCCGCCGCGTCGGTTCTGTCGCTGACTGCGACGTCGAACCCGTCCGGGAACTATGTGGCGCTGAACTGGACAAACAGCGATAAAAGCCAGCCGTACAGCTATATGCTCTATTCCAAGTCCGCGCATGAATCGACCTTTCAGAGCATCCCCGCCAAAGACCACGCGAAGGTTCTGAATATCTATCCCGTTGTCGCGCCGATCGTTTCCTTTACGACATGGGAGGGCAAGAACTACACCCTGCCGAAGTCGGCGTCCCTCAAAATGTGGATGGAAACGCCGAACGAATACGATTCCAAAGGCTACGGCAAGGGTCTTATTTCCGTGGACACCGTTTCGATTTCCGATTTCAACGCCAGCCCGGACGCCTACCTGAAAAATGCGGACGGCAGTTACAAATACGACGTGCTATACTTCGGCGCGTGGGATGCTTTTGCAAGTCAGGATTTGTCCGCCGCGGCGGAAACCAAGACCGACGCCTTTATCAAAACCGGGCGGGGCGTTCTGTTCGGGCATGACACGATGGTAGACAACGACCAGATTTCCATGCCGAACTTTTTTAAGCTGGTCCATTACTGCAATATTCAGACTATCCCGCATTACACGGTGCTCGGCAGCGCCCAGATCAAAGTTGCTAAAAAGGGTCTGCTCACCAACTACCCGTGGAAAATCGGGGACGTAGGCACGGTTCTGAATGTTCCGCTATCTCATTCCAATCAACTTGCTTTCGGGGACGTGTGGATGACATATCAACAGCCCTACACATACCCTAACAGCACGGCGGCAACCGGCTCCGGTGGGCAGGGTACGAATACGTTTTATCTCACCAGTTGGTCAAACTGCGCTATGATTCAGACCGGTCACTCCAATGGGGAAGCCACGCCGGACGAGCAGCGCGTCACGGCCAACACCCTGTTTTACCTTGCCCAGATCACGACCGACACAAGCTGGAACGACCATAAGGGACAGGATTTGGACGCACCGGACGAACCGACCATTTCCGGCGTTACGCACAATTCCAATCGAACACAGTATACCGTTCAGTATTCCTCGCAGGACAACGCCACTGGCTATCAATACTATGTAGAGGCCACAGGGCAAAACGACGGCGCGAAATACGATTCCCCGGTTATTTCCACGTCTTTGAAAACCGGGATGAAAGGCTACTCCATCGTGGTGGACAGCAAACCCAATACTGTCCCGGACGGGAGCATTACGGCTACATCGGACAGTTACACTTTTTCCCGCCCGTCCGGCAGCAGCTTCTACATTCATGTTGCCGCCGTGGACAAGGCTGGGAACATTTCATCCGTCGCCCACTATCCTGTAGACGAGTTGGTATCCATGACGCATCCGGTCAGTATCAGCTACGCGATTGACCCGAACAGTAACATGCCGTTTACCACGCCGGACATTCCAATCACCAATCATTCCACTTTTCCTGTTAAAGTTTCCGTCGTGGGCCTGAAAGCAACCTCCGGTATCGGTGACGCCGCCCCCACGTCCTATTCGGATTGGAACAGGCTGACGGCGGCGCAGACAGGAAGCGGAATCGCACTCGGCGTGAGAATCAAGGAAACATCCGGTTCAGGCTGGACGGTGATTAACAGAGCGGTACCCGTTTACGCAGGTGATCTTATGTCGGAAGTGCCGTTGGGGACGCTCGGCGCGAACGGAGCGTCGGGGAA